GGTTCCTGCACTGCACGAGCAGGCGGTGGTCGAGCGGGTGCAGCGTGAGGAGGCCCTTGGGGCACGGCTCCACGCACTTGCCGCACGCCGTGCACGCGTCGACGTCGACGAGCGGGATGCCGTCGTCGCTCATGCGCATCGCGCCGTACGTGCACGCCGCGACGCAGTCGGCGAGGCCGAGGCACCCCCAGGCGCACCCCTTCCCGCCGCCGGCGACGGCTGCCGCCGCGGCGCACGTCGGGAAGCCGCGGTACTGGGCCTGCTGGGCCGCGACGTGCGCGCCGCCGGCGCAGTGCATGCGCGCCACGACCTTCACCGCCTGCCCCGCCTCGACACCGAGGTACGCCGCGATCGCGGTGCGCTGGTCGTCGTTCGCGACGTTGCACCCGGACGGCTGCCTCTCGCCGCCGACCAGCAGCTCGGCGAACGCGCGGCACCCCGGCACGCCGCACGCGCCGCAGTTCGCGTTAGGCAGCATCGCGGCCACGGCGTCGATGCGCGGATCCTCCCACACGCGGAGCTTGCGGTTCGCGAGCGCGATGAGGACCGCGAACACGAGCCCGATCCCGCCGAGGATCGCGACGGCGGTGATCATAGCCCCGCCTCCGCGAGGAGCCACCGGACGAGTGCATCGGGACTCGGGACTCGGCCCGACGGGACTCGGGCCGACGGGACTCGGGACTCGGGACTCGGGACTCGTGGGCTGACAGCGCCCGAGTCCCGAGTCCCGAGTCCCGAGTCCCGACCGCCCAGGGCCGCGAGCTGCGCCAACTCCTCGCGCAGCTGCCACGCGCTCCGGTCGCCCGATCCGGTCGCGGGCGCGGCGGCCGGGAGCGCGTGCACGGCGAGGCGCTCGGCGAGCGTGCCGCCGGCCGTCGGGTCGTGCACGAACCGCGCGGCGCTCTCCGGCACGAGCGCGGCGACCGCTGGCCCGTCGAACGACGCCACCGTCGCGAGGTCGTTCGCGTTCGCGGTCTGCATCACGAGCACGCCGGGCGTGATCAGCCGGACCAGGGGCGCGCCCGCCGAGGCGCCGCGCACCACCAGCACGAGCTTCATCTGCCCGTCGAGCAGCTCGGCCAGCGACACGGCCCGCAGGTCGGCGTCGTCCACCTCGAT
The window above is part of the Gemmatirosa kalamazoonensis genome. Proteins encoded here:
- a CDS encoding (Fe-S)-binding protein; this translates as MITAVAILGGIGLVFAVLIALANRKLRVWEDPRIDAVAAMLPNANCGACGVPGCRAFAELLVGGERQPSGCNVANDDQRTAIAAYLGVEAGQAVKVVARMHCAGGAHVAAQQAQYRGFPTCAAAAAVAGGGKGCAWGCLGLADCVAACTYGAMRMSDDGIPLVDVDACTACGKCVEPCPKGLLTLHPLDHRLLVQCRNLVAGDDALDACKVACTACGRCVLDAAPGLISVESGVAVVNYELNALAAPDAVGRCPTGAIVWMTRAQFENPSTLPARRSTLGIGAERSERGAWSAERGDALTETAQ